A part of Larkinella insperata genomic DNA contains:
- a CDS encoding acetoacetate--CoA ligase: MASEHFPTHAERKEPLWKPDRRFIDSSQMKRYLDWLFVKKGLYFRDYHDLWDWSTTDLEDFWLSIWQFFNVICHKDYQEVIEKPASGQIGTRWFTGSTLNYAEHIFRNKTNERPALLYQSERNPLTSMSWSELEQQVNAVAEFLRKNDVQPGDRVVSVLPNIPEAVVAFLATNSVGAIWSSCSPDFGTASIVDRFRPIEPKVLFVVDGYVYGGKEIDKTDALNDLQGVLPTVKKVVWIPYLNPSFEPPAGPRSKAVLWNTVLETEPNAPLSFEPVPFEHPLWILFSSGTTGKPKAITHSVGGCLLEHLKALALHQDVQPGDRYFWYSTTGWMMWNYSLASLLVGSTLVLYDGSAIHPNLDVLWNLTERAKVNHFGTGAAYLLACMRAGLSFAGSSRLPHLKTIGSTGSPLPPEGFRWVYESVKKNVWLVSLSGGTDVCSGFVGGSPLLPVYEGEIQCRMLGCKLESFDENSKPVRNELGEMVILEPMPSMPVYFWNDPDNQRYKASYFEQYEGIWRHGDWIKITDRKTVIIYGRSDATLNRDGVRIGTSEIYSAVESVPAVADSLVVCLELHGGRYLMPLFVVLKDTQNRQTAELDEATAQQIRQALRTQYSPRHVPDIIYQVPEIPYTISGKKVEMPVKKILMGLSPERVANPDTLRNPSALDTYIQLADTMKSDLLVK; encoded by the coding sequence ATGGCTTCTGAACACTTCCCCACACACGCTGAACGCAAAGAACCGCTCTGGAAACCCGACCGGCGGTTCATCGATTCTTCACAGATGAAGCGGTATCTGGACTGGCTGTTTGTCAAAAAAGGACTGTATTTCCGCGACTACCACGATCTCTGGGACTGGTCGACCACTGATCTGGAAGATTTCTGGCTGAGCATCTGGCAGTTTTTTAACGTCATCTGCCACAAGGACTACCAGGAAGTCATCGAGAAACCGGCTTCGGGCCAGATTGGCACCCGCTGGTTTACGGGGTCTACCCTGAACTACGCCGAGCATATTTTTCGCAACAAAACCAACGAACGGCCGGCCCTGCTTTACCAATCAGAACGAAACCCGCTGACATCCATGAGCTGGTCGGAACTGGAGCAGCAGGTAAATGCAGTGGCCGAATTTCTGCGCAAAAACGATGTACAGCCCGGCGACCGCGTGGTGTCGGTCCTGCCCAATATTCCGGAAGCCGTTGTGGCGTTCCTGGCAACCAACAGCGTGGGGGCTATCTGGTCGAGCTGTTCGCCGGATTTCGGAACGGCCAGCATCGTTGACCGGTTCCGGCCCATTGAGCCCAAAGTCCTGTTTGTCGTTGACGGCTACGTGTACGGCGGCAAAGAGATTGATAAAACCGACGCGCTGAACGACCTGCAGGGCGTCCTGCCAACGGTAAAGAAAGTGGTCTGGATTCCGTACCTGAACCCGTCCTTTGAGCCACCGGCCGGTCCGCGCAGCAAAGCCGTTTTGTGGAATACCGTGCTCGAAACCGAGCCCAACGCCCCCCTGTCGTTTGAACCCGTACCGTTTGAACATCCGCTCTGGATTTTATTTTCGTCGGGAACCACGGGCAAACCCAAAGCCATTACCCACAGCGTCGGCGGCTGCCTACTCGAACACCTCAAGGCGCTGGCCCTGCACCAGGACGTGCAGCCCGGCGACCGCTATTTCTGGTATTCGACGACGGGCTGGATGATGTGGAATTATTCGTTGGCCTCGCTGCTGGTTGGGTCGACACTCGTGCTTTACGACGGCTCGGCAATCCACCCGAACCTGGACGTGCTCTGGAACCTGACCGAGCGGGCCAAAGTCAATCATTTCGGGACGGGGGCGGCTTACCTGCTGGCCTGTATGCGGGCCGGTTTGTCTTTCGCGGGTTCGTCCAGATTACCGCACCTGAAAACCATTGGTTCGACGGGTTCACCCCTGCCGCCCGAAGGGTTTCGCTGGGTTTACGAGTCGGTCAAGAAAAACGTCTGGCTGGTGTCGCTCAGCGGGGGTACCGACGTTTGCAGCGGTTTCGTCGGTGGCTCTCCGCTCCTACCGGTATACGAAGGGGAAATCCAATGCCGGATGCTGGGCTGCAAGCTTGAATCGTTTGATGAAAACAGCAAGCCGGTGCGAAACGAACTAGGCGAAATGGTCATTCTGGAACCCATGCCGTCGATGCCGGTGTATTTCTGGAACGACCCCGACAACCAGCGCTACAAAGCCAGCTATTTTGAGCAGTACGAAGGCATTTGGCGGCACGGCGACTGGATTAAAATCACCGACCGCAAAACCGTCATCATCTACGGCCGGTCCGATGCCACCCTCAACCGCGACGGAGTCCGGATCGGGACAAGCGAAATCTACAGCGCCGTTGAAAGCGTTCCGGCGGTGGCCGACAGCCTGGTGGTTTGTCTGGAGCTGCACGGCGGACGGTATCTTATGCCCCTGTTCGTTGTCTTGAAAGACACCCAAAACCGGCAGACAGCGGAGCTGGATGAGGCAACGGCCCAGCAGATCCGGCAGGCGCTCCGGACGCAGTACAGCCCCCGGCACGTGCCCGATATCATTTATCAGGTACCGGAAATTCCGTACACGATCAGCGGTAAAAAGGTAGAAATGCCCGTGAAAAAGATCCTGATGGGACTATCGCCCGAACGGGTCGCTAACCCGGATACGCTCCGAAATCCGTCGGCCCTTGATACGTATATTCAACTGGCGGATACCATGAAATCAGATTTACTGGTCAAGTAG
- a CDS encoding pseudouridine synthase produces MSKRREEPTGRREGRTGGAGRPDSASKFYSKFNKDTERRDDSRGEERRERSFDKQRGERSSGAPRRSDDNRSRNDSPRGERSGRYEGGGPRREFDRPRESRDDNRESRRDNDRGFRRDDNRSNRFEGGGPRRDFEGPRSGRPSSDRDNDNRGFRRDERGSADRGNAGRPRFDENRSRNDDRGERSGRYEGGGPRRDFDRPRESRDDNRESRRDNDRGFRRDDDRSNRFGNSEPREDRFGGERSYGDRSRNADARPERRDNRFGNERSYSDRSDRSRDQESRHQRDARPGFDRSRRDDRPSRDDRPGYSDRSRRDENDESYRRKVQDSRERQVGRSQAPDYDIDKLRAKAFAGRDSRDKRGKKPGRSQAVSRSRSESTSEEEDSGLIRLNRYIANSGICSRRDADELIAQGDVSVNGKVITEMGYKVKPTDVVKYGSRVLNPEKMTYVLLNKPKDYITTTDDPNDRNTVMDLVAGATPYRIYPVGRLDRNTTGLLLLTNDGELVEKLTHPSNEVKKVYQVELDKPISEEHFEAIRDGIELEDGYIKPDDLGIVTPDAQVIGIEIHSGRNRIVRRIFEHFGYEVTKLDRTVYAGLTKKELPRGSWRYLDEKEVIRLKFLL; encoded by the coding sequence ATGAGCAAAAGGAGAGAAGAACCAACAGGTCGCCGGGAAGGCCGAACAGGTGGAGCGGGGCGGCCTGATTCAGCCAGTAAATTCTACAGTAAATTCAATAAAGATACCGAACGGCGGGACGATTCCCGCGGGGAAGAACGCCGGGAGCGCAGCTTCGATAAACAGCGGGGAGAGCGTTCGTCGGGTGCCCCACGCCGGTCTGACGACAACCGGTCGCGGAATGATTCGCCACGCGGGGAGCGGAGTGGCCGCTACGAAGGCGGAGGACCCCGCCGGGAGTTTGACCGGCCGCGCGAATCCCGCGATGACAACCGGGAGTCTCGCCGGGACAACGACCGGGGGTTCCGTCGGGATGATAACCGCAGCAACCGGTTTGAAGGCGGAGGACCCCGTCGCGATTTCGAAGGACCGCGCTCAGGCCGGCCTTCGTCGGATCGGGATAACGATAATAGAGGATTTCGGAGGGATGAACGCGGCTCCGCAGACCGGGGCAACGCCGGACGCCCCCGCTTCGACGAGAACCGCTCACGAAACGATGACCGCGGGGAGCGGAGTGGCCGCTACGAAGGCGGAGGACCCCGCCGAGACTTTGACCGGCCGCGCGAATCCCGCGATGACAACCGGGAGTCTCGCCGGGACAACGACCGGGGATTCCGTCGGGATGATGACCGCAGCAACCGGTTTGGCAATTCGGAACCCCGCGAGGACCGTTTCGGCGGGGAACGCTCGTACGGTGACCGTTCACGGAATGCCGACGCCCGTCCTGAGCGTCGGGACAATCGTTTTGGTAATGAACGCAGCTACAGCGATCGCTCTGATCGCAGCCGTGATCAAGAATCCCGCCATCAGCGCGATGCGCGTCCGGGTTTCGACCGTTCGCGCCGGGATGACCGTCCGTCACGCGATGATCGCCCGGGCTACTCCGACCGTTCGCGCCGGGACGAGAACGATGAATCTTACCGCCGGAAAGTGCAAGACAGCCGGGAGCGGCAGGTGGGTCGGTCGCAGGCGCCGGACTATGATATTGATAAATTGAGAGCCAAAGCGTTTGCCGGCCGTGATTCCCGCGATAAACGGGGGAAGAAACCGGGTCGGAGCCAGGCCGTCAGCAGAAGCCGGAGCGAGTCCACTTCAGAGGAGGAAGATTCGGGCCTGATTCGGTTGAACCGCTACATTGCCAACTCCGGGATCTGTTCGCGCCGGGATGCCGACGAATTGATTGCCCAGGGCGACGTGAGCGTCAACGGGAAAGTGATCACCGAGATGGGCTACAAAGTGAAGCCCACCGACGTGGTCAAATACGGCAGCCGGGTGTTGAATCCGGAGAAGATGACCTACGTGCTGCTGAACAAACCCAAAGATTACATCACCACCACCGATGATCCGAACGACCGCAATACGGTGATGGATCTGGTGGCAGGTGCTACACCGTACCGCATTTATCCGGTGGGGCGTCTCGACCGTAATACAACTGGCCTGCTGCTGCTGACGAACGACGGTGAACTGGTTGAAAAATTGACGCACCCGTCAAACGAGGTGAAGAAAGTGTACCAGGTAGAACTTGATAAACCGATTAGCGAGGAGCATTTCGAAGCGATTCGCGACGGGATTGAACTTGAGGACGGTTACATCAAGCCCGATGATCTGGGAATTGTTACCCCGGACGCTCAGGTGATTGGCATTGAAATTCACAGTGGTCGCAACCGGATTGTCCGCCGAATCTTCGAGCATTTTGGTTACGAAGTCACCAAGCTGGACCGTACGGTTTATGCCGGTTTGACCAAGAAAGAGTTGCCGCGCGGTTCGTGGCGGTATCTGGACGAGAAAGAAGTGATTCGGCTGAAGTTTTTGCTGTAA
- a CDS encoding response regulator, whose amino-acid sequence MSFPISQQPPRADLAGRVLIVEDNLINQAFLSTLLRKYGISNVVVNNGLEAVNFLKSETVDLILMDIQMPVMDGLMATRVIREQLQLSVPIVAVTSNPEFDARPRCQAAGMNDFLSKPVQKRQLEAVLERYLPEKEQKLPVIDRPYLEEMTGGSSELLNELISYFKNDLPNNRKALFGALEQKDRVEFDRVAHRFRSSLNSLAMLGLAAELKKLERNPTMPDDEIRDKLTVLFGDIAVGLKTLDEGGNK is encoded by the coding sequence ATGAGTTTTCCAATTTCACAACAACCCCCAAGAGCTGACTTGGCTGGTCGGGTTCTGATTGTTGAAGATAACCTGATCAACCAGGCCTTTCTGTCGACCTTGCTTCGCAAGTATGGTATTTCTAATGTGGTGGTCAACAATGGGTTGGAAGCGGTTAATTTCCTAAAGAGCGAAACCGTCGATCTAATACTGATGGATATTCAGATGCCGGTGATGGACGGTCTGATGGCTACCAGGGTGATTCGGGAGCAACTACAACTTTCGGTTCCGATTGTAGCGGTTACTTCAAACCCCGAGTTTGACGCCCGCCCCCGTTGCCAGGCCGCGGGCATGAATGATTTTCTGTCGAAGCCCGTTCAGAAAAGGCAGCTCGAAGCCGTCTTGGAGCGGTATCTTCCGGAGAAAGAACAAAAGCTGCCCGTAATTGATCGGCCTTATCTGGAAGAAATGACGGGAGGCAGCAGCGAGTTATTGAATGAGCTGATCAGTTACTTTAAAAACGACCTTCCCAATAACCGGAAGGCACTCTTTGGTGCACTCGAGCAGAAAGACCGGGTTGAGTTCGACCGGGTGGCTCACCGGTTTCGCTCCTCGCTCAATTCGCTTGCCATGCTGGGACTGGCCGCTGAACTGAAAAAGCTGGAACGAAACCCCACCATGCCCGACGACGAAATTCGGGACAAACTGACCGTTCTGTTTGGCGATATTGCCGTAGGCTTAAAAACGCTGGACGAAGGAGGCAATAAGTAA